One Paraglaciecola mesophila genomic region harbors:
- a CDS encoding c-type cytochrome, translating to MSLKSTLFILLFAGTASMVRASEVPTPAGLEYCTVCHGSQLKGNANIKAPRLGGLSKWYIERQLNNFKQGIRGAHTSDVTGSEMQAMTRHLTPSDISAIANWIGKTESPAPEPTIHGDIEAGKNLYQGCAACHGVNGAGNQAMGAPRLKGINDWYLLTQINHFRAGIRGSDQKDVYGQQMKAAVSMVQSDPDAVNLAAYISQLK from the coding sequence ATGTCGCTTAAATCTACACTCTTCATTCTCTTGTTTGCTGGCACAGCAAGTATGGTGCGTGCCTCTGAAGTACCTACACCTGCAGGACTCGAATACTGCACTGTCTGCCACGGAAGCCAATTAAAGGGCAACGCCAATATTAAAGCACCGCGCTTAGGCGGATTGTCTAAATGGTATATCGAACGTCAGTTAAATAATTTCAAGCAAGGTATTCGCGGGGCACACACCAGCGATGTGACTGGCAGCGAAATGCAGGCTATGACGCGTCATTTAACTCCGAGCGATATCTCCGCTATCGCTAACTGGATTGGTAAAACCGAGTCGCCGGCACCAGAGCCCACTATCCATGGTGATATAGAAGCAGGAAAAAATCTATATCAAGGCTGCGCAGCTTGCCACGGTGTCAATGGTGCAGGAAATCAAGCCATGGGCGCTCCGCGCCTTAAGGGTATAAATGACTGGTATTTGCTGACACAAATTAATCACTTTCGTGCAGGTATTCGCGGTTCAGACCAAAAAGACGTGTACGGACAACAAATGAAAGCCGCCGTTTCCATGGTGCAATCTGATCCTGATGCGGTAAACCTCGCAGCGTATATCAGCCAACTTAAATAA
- a CDS encoding RidA family protein, giving the protein MNKTMKKRILVAATAALFSASSFAEVTRHALPNNNPFPISRAVEVTPDTTLIFHAGMTPGPVNPDAEKGSREYYGDTETQALSVFKRLESSFKDLGVDFGDVVKMQVFMVGDPTMDGKMDFGGFMKAYTKYFGTKEQPNKPSRSAFQIAGLAGGPNMLIEIEVVLAKPE; this is encoded by the coding sequence ATGAACAAAACCATGAAAAAACGCATTTTAGTCGCCGCAACTGCCGCATTATTTAGTGCTAGCAGCTTTGCAGAAGTCACGCGTCATGCTTTACCTAATAACAACCCGTTTCCTATCTCCCGTGCGGTTGAAGTCACCCCTGATACCACATTGATTTTTCATGCGGGTATGACCCCAGGCCCAGTTAATCCAGATGCAGAGAAAGGCAGTCGTGAATATTACGGCGACACGGAAACCCAAGCCTTGAGTGTATTTAAACGACTAGAGAGCTCGTTTAAAGACTTAGGCGTTGATTTTGGCGATGTCGTCAAAATGCAGGTGTTCATGGTAGGTGACCCTACCATGGATGGAAAGATGGACTTCGGTGGATTTATGAAGGCATACACCAAGTACTTCGGTACGAAGGAGCAGCCAAATAAACCGTCGCGTTCTGCTTTTCAAATCGCAGGTTTGGCAGGTGGTCCGAACATGCTAATAGAAATTGAAGTGGTGCTGGCTAAGCCAGAGTAA